Proteins found in one Melospiza georgiana isolate bMelGeo1 chromosome 1, bMelGeo1.pri, whole genome shotgun sequence genomic segment:
- the RIOK1 gene encoding serine/threonine-protein kinase RIO1, with amino-acid sequence MDYRALVMSQVVPGQFDDADCSDSESVEDTEACKEGEVPESCQLCTCEEVNAEEGDGDDDNDAEEEDEDWDWDDEVGRLTKRHNAAGGCNPQANRQTPNCSSAKLSTPAGKVLRKFEHKINLDKLNFDDSVINRVTEKSRQKEADMYRVKDKSDRATVEQVLDPRTRIILFKMLSRGIISEINGCISTGKEANVYHASTANGENRAIKIYKTSILMFKDRDKYVSGEFRFRHGYCKGNPRKMVKTWAEKEMRNLIRLNTAQIPCPEPIMLRSHVLVMGFIGKGDRPAPLLKNAQLSDSKVRELYLQIIQYMRRMYQDARLVHADLSEFNMLYHGGDVYIIDVSQSVEHDHPHALEFLRKDCANVNDFFQKHNVAVMTVRELFEFITDPSITSENIDDYLSKAMEIASKRTEEERSSQDKVDEEVFKKAYIPRTLTEVKNYERDVDIMMKLKEEDMALNVQQDNILYQTVTGLKKDLSGVQKIPALLEEADNSETDSDDDGGGSSEDSDLGCKESVHPKDKPAEVSMDKKERKKMVKEAQREKRKTKIPKHVKKRKEKTAKMKKGK; translated from the exons ATGGATTACCGGGCGCTGGTGATGAGCCAGGTCGTGCCCGGGCAGTTCGACGATGCGGACTGCTCGGACAG TGAATCTGTGGAAGACACAGAAGCGTGTAAAGAGGGCGAGGTccctgagagctgccagctATGCACGTGTGAAGAAGTTAACGCTGAGGAAGGAGATGGTGATGATGACAACGATGCtgaagaggaagatgaagacTGGGACTGGGATGATGAGGTGGGAAGACTCACAAAGCGCCACAATGCTGCTGGTGGATGCAATCCACAG GCAAATAGACAGACCCCTAATTGCTCTTCAGCAAAACTGTCAACCCCTGCAGGCAAGGTTTTAAGAAAATTTGAACACAAAATCAATTTAG ATAAGCTAAATTTTGATGACTCTGTTATAAACAGAGTCACAGAAAAGTCTAGGCAGAAGGAAGCAGACAT GTACCGAGTCAAAGACAAGTCAGACAGAGCAACAGTAGAACAG GTGTTGGACCCAAGGACCCGAATCATTCTGTTCAAGATGCTCTCTAGAGGTATTATATCAGAAATCAATGGCTGCAtcagcacagggaaagaa GCCAATGTATATCATGCCAGTACTGCGAATGGGGAGAACAGAGCAATAAAGATTTACAAAACCTCTATTCTGATGTTTAAAGATCGGGATAAGTATGTGAGTGGTGAATTCAG atttcGTCATGGATACTGCAAAGGCAACCCAAGAAAAATGGTGAAGACATGGGCCGAAAAAGAAATGAGGAATTTAATAAG gTTGAATACAGCCCAGATACCTTGCCCAGAGCCAATTATGCTAAGGAGTCATGTGCTTGTCATGGGCTTTATTGGTAAAGGTGATAG gcCTGCTCCTCTGCTGAAGAATGCTCAGTTGTCTGACTCCAAAGTCCGGGAGCTGTACCTGCAGATCATCCAGTACATGAGAAGAATGTACCAAGATGCCAGACTTGTTCACGCAGATCTCAGTGAATTTAATATGCT GTACCATGGAGGGGACGTGTACATCATTGACGTGTCTCAGTCCGTGGAGCACGACCACCCGCACGCGCTGGAGTTCCTGCGCAAGGATTGTGCCAACGTTAACG ACTTTTTCCAGAAGCACAATGTTGCAGTGATGACAGTGAGGGAGCTGTTTGAATTTATTACGGATCCTTCTATCACAAGTGAAAACATTGATGACTACCTGTCTAAG GCGATGGAAATAGCATCGAAAAGAACAGAAGAGGAAAGATCCAGTCAAGATAAAGTGGATGAGGAA GTATTTAAGAAGGCCTACATACCTCGAACTCTGACTGAAGTTAAAAACTATGAGAGGGATGTGGACATAATGATGAAATTGAAAGAAGAGGATATGGCATTGAATGTTCAGCAAGATAAT ATTCTCTACCAGACTGTGACAGGACTGAAGAAGGATTTGTCTGGTGTTCAGAAG ATTCCTGCACTCCTTGAAGAGGCTGACAATTCAGAAACAGACTCtgatgatgatggtggtggCAGCTCAGAGGATTCTGATTTGGGCTGTAAAGAATCTGTACATCCCAAAGATAAACCTGCTGAAGTTAGCATGGACAAAAAG gaaaggaaaaagatggTCAAAGAAGcccaaagagaaaagagaaaaaccaaaatcccaaagcatgtgaagaagaggaaagaaaaaactgcaaaaatgaAGAAAGGCAAATAA